A single genomic interval of Penaeus vannamei isolate JL-2024 chromosome 21, ASM4276789v1, whole genome shotgun sequence harbors:
- the LOC138865511 gene encoding histidine-rich glycoprotein-like yields MPSTPPPPTHTTNIHTTTTNPHNQHPHHHHQPHNQHPHHHHQPTQPTSTTNPHTNTHTPTNPHNRHPHHHHQTYTPNPDIHTITINPHAPEPTHPTSPLPNTKTTTTTKKSNTNTTDICSQILLQSVFTMPTTT; encoded by the coding sequence ATGccatccacaccaccaccaccaacccacacaaccaacatccacaccaccaccaccaacccacacaaccaacatccacaccaccaccaccaaccacacaaCCAAcatccacaccaccaccaccaacccacacaaccaacatccaccaccaacccacacaccaacacccatacacccaccaacccacacaaccgacatccacaccaccaccaccaaacctaCACACCCAACCCCGACatccacaccatcaccatcaacccaCACGCACCCGAACCCACACACCCAACATCCCCACTACCAAACACCAAAACGACAACGACCACCAAAAAAAGCAACACCAACACAACAGACATATGCTCGCAAATCCTCCTCCAGAGTGTATTTACAATGCCAACGACGACGTAA